The following coding sequences are from one Schizosaccharomyces osmophilus chromosome 1, complete sequence window:
- the exg3 gene encoding cell wall glucan 1,3-beta-glucosidase Exg3, producing the protein MGFSDQDVYIYRKQFGVNLGAWFVQERWINDSLFEGAGDSELDAVQSVVQKHGTDGARGLFENHWKSWITANDFSYLQRLGVNTVRIPIGYWTLGQSQFLQGTPFAQYTGVYQNSLNILVQKIQDAASKSIGVLVDFHGVYGQANGGSHSGTSSGKVEFFSNPQNQQRMVSSLQYAASVLRNQPNLVGIEVINEPEWGQYDVLSSYYKNARKVIPSYLPTYIGDGWDKDHWVNWVNGQENNGLYIVDHHSYFCFGGDLVNQSPKTITNKLNSGEEYDKTSLSNLIVGEWSCTLTEESWQKTKLHQYRRKQLGKAQVSQYLNNTGGSHFWTSKFLHGKGGDWDFRLENEDSVVRYPTKLPSASGSMPCKLSKSRKQNYNGHCYYWDHLHPGGQYDHNLYLNGWDQAWKDHVTFLHQGALLGFPRAWTMKRIAEIQSQSSWEYRDGMNACWTSMQQLGYFKCA; encoded by the exons atggGCTTTTCCGACCAGGATGTTTATATTTACCGAAAGCAGTTTGGTGTGAATCTGGGTGCTTGGTTTGTGCAAGAACGATGGATTAACgattctttatttgaagGAGCTGGAGACAGTGAGTTAGATGCTGTCCAAAGCGTTGTTCAAAAACATGGAACGGACGGAGCACGTGGGCTATTTGAGAATCATTGGAAATCTTGGATTACCGCGAACGATTTTTCCTACCTTCAGCGGTTGGGAGTCAATACCGTTCGTATACCCATCGGATATTGGACACTTGGACAAAGCCAATTTTTGCAGGGAACACCATTTGCACAGTATACTGGAGTTTATCAAAATTCCCTTAATATTCTggttcaaaaaattcaagatGCTGCTAGCAAGTCGATTGGTGTTTTAGTTGACTTTCACGGCGTTTATGGACAAGCAAATGGTGGTTCTCACTCTGGAACCTCTTCTGGAAAAGTGGAATTCTTCAGCAATCCTCAAAATCAACAAAGAATGGTGTCTAGTCTTCAATATGCTGCTTCCGTCTTGAGAAATCAGCCAAATCTCGTAGGCATTGAGGTGATTAATGAGCCAGAATGGGGACAGTACGATGTACTTAGTTCCTATTACAAAAACGCTAGGAAAGTGATCCCCTCTTACTTGCCTACCTATATTGGTGATGGTTGGGACAAAGATC ATTGGGTGAATTGGGTGAATGGACAAGAAAATAATGGTCTTTATATTGTTGATCACCATAGCTATTTCTGTTTTGGAGGTGATTTGGTGAATCAGTCCCCGAAGACAATCACCAATAAGTTAAACTCCGGAGAAGAGTATGATAAAACATCACTTTCAAACCTTATTGTCGGTGAATGGAGTTGTACGCTTACCGAAGAGTCATGGCAAAAAACTAAGCTGCATCAATATAGACGTAAACAGTTAGGAAAGGCACAAGTGAGTCAATATCTAAATAACACTGGAGGATCTCACTTTTGGACTTCTAAATTCCTCCACGGAAAAGGTGGAGACTGGGATTTCAGGCTTGAAAATGAGGATAGCGTTGTTCGTTATCCCACGAAGCTTCCCAGTGCAAGTGGTTCAATGCCATGCAAACTTAGTAAAAGCCGCAAACAAAACTATAATGGACACTGTTATTATTGGGACCATTTACACCCAGGTGGTCAATACGATCACAATCTTTATCTCAATGGTTGGGATCAAGCATGGAAGGACCATGTAACCTTCCTTCACCAAGGTGCTCTTCTAGGATTTCCTCGCGCATGGACTATGAAGCGTATCGCTGAAATCCAATCTCAA